Within the Beduinella massiliensis genome, the region GGAAGGAGCCGCCGCGAGGTGCGTCGAACCTCTCTACGACAAAACCGCGCGGGGCTTGACATGACGTCCCGCCCGGACGCGCCCGCGATGGGCATTTCGTCCTCTGCGACGGGAGATGATATCATGAGCCTGTATGCAGGCCTTCAGATAAGCGAAACCTGCGTGAAGCTGGGCATCGTGAGCGCGGGCGGCGCACTGATGAACCGCGCCGCCGTATCCTTCTCGCCGGGCAGCCCGGATGAGGCGGCAAGCCTTTGCGCGCGCCTGGTGCGCGATCACTGTCCGGAGGCAGCGGGCGTGGGCATTGCCATGACCGGGCGCGTCGACGACCGCCGGGGCGAGGTCAGCGCACCCAGCCTCGGTTGGGCGCGCGCGCCGATAGGGCGGCTTCTCGAAGCGCGCTTTGGGCGCGCACCGTTGCTTTTCAACGACGCGGAGTGTGCGCTGCACGCGGAATGGCGTCTCGGCGTCTGCCGCTCCATACGCGACGTGCTCTACCTTTCGGTGGGAAGCTCCGTCGGCAGCGCGCTTCTCGTGCGCGGAAGGCCGTATCGAGGCGCGGACAACATGGGGCTCGAGATCGGCCACATGACGACGCATGCGGGCGGCGAGCCCTGCCCCTGCGGGCGAAACGGATGCTTTGAGCGCTACGCCTCCCAAACGGCGCTGGAGCGGTTGGCCGGGGGATTGGAAGCAGGGCAGGTCATCGCCAGGGCGCAGGCAGGCGAGCCGCTGATGGCCGCCGCGTTTCATCGCTATCTCGACGAGCTCTGCGTCGGTCTTTCCAGCCTCATCGCGCTCTTTCATCCGCAAATGACGGTCCTCGGCGGCGCGCTCAGCCATGCGGGCCCGTACCTGTTGGGCTCCGTCCGGCGGCATATGCAGTTGCCCGGCATGATGTCCAGAGGCGAGCCGGTGCCTCGCATCGAGCTTTCCGTGCTCGGCAGCGACGCGGCGCTCATCGGCGCGGCGCTGATGGCCCTGGAACGCTCGCCCGCAAACCCGAACCCATAAACCTAAGGCCACCGACAAGCCGATGGCCTCGCATAAAACGAAAGCCTATTTTTCACGAACGGCGCGCGAAATGCTCCCCCCCCGCAAAGCCGTACCCCGCGTGCGGCGCAGCAGGCGCGGTCGGGCGGTACGATTGCATCTGAGGCCGGGCCGCCTTTTTCACAGGCGGCCCGGCCTTAGCCGATCAGGTCGTCCAATTCAAACCAATGCTCCGTCAAAAAGCGCATTTCTTTCAAAAAGCGCTGAAGCTTCGGGCTTTCGCTTTCAAAAACGTCCCGCCGAATCCACCAGGGAAATTCGATGCATCCGGCGATCCGAAGCGCGCGGGCGATATCCCCTGTTTCAAGCGGTCTAAACGAAGCATACCCGTCCGCAAACGCCCGGACCCGCCCACGCACCATGCGGCCATCCTTCAGCGCGAGGGAGAGCAGCGCACGTGCGACGTCGTGCCAGAGGAAGCTGTATTGGTTGCGGTCAAAGTCGAGAACAGCGGAAACCTCGTCATCCAGGAACAGCATGTTGTCCGGGGTAAAGTCCTCGTGGGCGATCCCCAAGGGACAACCATCAAAGCAACCGTCCGTCAGCGACCGCAGAATCGCCTCCTGCCCCCGCACTGCCGACCGATACGCTTGCGGCACATCCGCCGTAAGCGTCTTTTCGCATGTCCGCAGATGCTCCCTCAGGGACGCGGTGAGCCCCCCGCTATACAGGGGATATCCCCTGACGCCCCGGCGCGGCAGCCTCATAAACTCCCGATGGATCTGGCCGCAGACGCTTCCCAGACTGCACATCTGCGCCTCCGTAACCGTATCACAATTCACGATTCTCCCGGGGCAATAGCGCATCACCATATAGGCGGTTCCGCCGTCCAGAAACCGAATGGCGCGCCCTTCATACGGCAGGATGTGCGGGCAAGGAACGCCTCTTTCCTCCAGGCGCATCTGGCGCTCCAGCGCTTCCTCGATCAGCGCCAGTTTTCCCGCGCTGAAGCGTTCGTAGCTGTATTGCTTCACGAACATCTGTCCGCCTTCGCATTCGATTTTCCACTTCCTGTTAAGCCAACCGCCCTGAACGGGCGCTACGGTGGTCGGGTACAGGCCATAGCTGCGCCCTAAATCGTCCGCAATCTTTCGCTCCATGGCGTAAGCCCGCTCAGGCGTCCGCTCCAAAGCCATTCCCCTCCCCCGGCGTTTTGCGCGTCAGTTCAGATCGACGCCGCCAAACGTGCCGGACAAAAATTTATGAGATAAGACGATCCGCCGGCCCGGCAGACGCGTTCCTGTCGCTCTTCTCATTTTTTACTTATAGCATGCGCGTCTTTTTTTGTCAAACGTCCTGTCACATCGCGCGTTTAATCCCAGGCGTTTCGCAAAAACGGCATATTCGTCCTTGTGCTTTATGTAAAATGGATTTATAATGTATGTAAAAATTACGTAAAAAGATCTTGTCGCTTTCGCACGAAAGGATGTATGCCCATGCAAGAGCCCTCGCGCGCCGTAAACGATAGGGCGCCCATGCCCTACAGCGCGCGGCGCAAGCTGAAAAACCGGCTGCGCAACGCGCTGACCAACCCGTACAACGTCATCGTGCTCATCGCGCTGATCCTGCTCGCCTATCTGATTCTGGTTCCTCTCTTTGACATGGTGGTTACCACCTTTACCCTCGCCAAGTCGGACCTGCGGCGCGTAAAAGGGGCCAGCGCGGGCGACTTTACGACGTATTACTGGAAGCGGCTGCTCTTCAGCGACGTATCGAAGAATCTCTTTTACGTGCCGCTGCTCAATTCGCTCGTCATCGCGGCGTGCACGTCGTTCTTTTCCATCCTGCTGGGCTCGCTCATCGCCTGGCTGATGGTGCGTACCGACCTGCCCTTCAAGCGCTTTTTTTCGCTCGCGGTCATCATCCCGTACATGCTGCCCTCCTGGTGC harbors:
- a CDS encoding phosphotransferase enzyme family protein gives rise to the protein MERTPERAYAMERKIADDLGRSYGLYPTTVAPVQGGWLNRKWKIECEGGQMFVKQYSYERFSAGKLALIEEALERQMRLEERGVPCPHILPYEGRAIRFLDGGTAYMVMRYCPGRIVNCDTVTEAQMCSLGSVCGQIHREFMRLPRRGVRGYPLYSGGLTASLREHLRTCEKTLTADVPQAYRSAVRGQEAILRSLTDGCFDGCPLGIAHEDFTPDNMLFLDDEVSAVLDFDRNQYSFLWHDVARALLSLALKDGRMVRGRVRAFADGYASFRPLETGDIARALRIAGCIEFPWWIRRDVFESESPKLQRFLKEMRFLTEHWFELDDLIG
- a CDS encoding ROK family protein, producing the protein MSLYAGLQISETCVKLGIVSAGGALMNRAAVSFSPGSPDEAASLCARLVRDHCPEAAGVGIAMTGRVDDRRGEVSAPSLGWARAPIGRLLEARFGRAPLLFNDAECALHAEWRLGVCRSIRDVLYLSVGSSVGSALLVRGRPYRGADNMGLEIGHMTTHAGGEPCPCGRNGCFERYASQTALERLAGGLEAGQVIARAQAGEPLMAAAFHRYLDELCVGLSSLIALFHPQMTVLGGALSHAGPYLLGSVRRHMQLPGMMSRGEPVPRIELSVLGSDAALIGAALMALERSPANPNP